TCCTGAAACAGTAAAAGATTCACCTCGGGAGTTAGGACTATTTGAACAATTAGGAGCCATTCTATCCAATCACCGGATCGAATGCGTAATACTTGCTTGGGAACACGAACATTCCGAAGAAGTGTTGGAAGGTATCATGATTGCGAATCATGCCAACGCTGTAGTTCAGGTTGTTCCCGATTTACGGGACTATGCCGCGTCATGGGCAAGACTGCAGGCGCGCGACGATCTCCCGCTGTTTATGGTTAACGCCGATTTCCACCCGCAATGGGAACGGATGCTAAAAGGCGCCGTTGGAGGAAACAATGCTTGATCTACGCCGCTTGCGCGACAATCCCGAAGCGGTTATCGAACAATTACGAACACGGAATGTCGCCAATCCGCCAGTGCTTGAGCTGGTAAAGTTAGACGATGAACGGAAAGTGATTCTATCGACTACGGAGGATTTGCGCGCGACACTTAATCGTGAATCGAAAGCGATTGGTCAGAAAGTCAAAGAAGGCGGCAAAGTCGATGAATTGAAAGCCGCTTTGAAAGAGATTTCCGATACGATTTCGAGTAACGAACGGAAATTGCGGGAGCTGGAAGAAGCAATTGAAGCGAAGTTATTGCGAATTCCTAATCTTCCGAACGAAAATGTTCCCATCGGAAAATCGTCCGAAGATAATATTGTCGTGAAAACCGCGACCCCGGAACCTTTGCCATTTGCGCCGAAGAGCCATTTAGAGCTCGCCGACCGATTAAAGCTGTTCGATTTTGAGCGCGGCACGAAAATTACTGGCAGTGGTTTTCCACTCTATACCGGGATGGGCGCATGGCTCGAACGTTCGCTTTGGAATCTCTTTCTCGATACTCATCGCAAGAATGGCTACAAGGAGATTATACCACCGCTGCTTGTGAACCGCGAAACCGCCCGTGGAACTGGACAGTGGCCGAACTTAGCCGAAGACATGTACCGGGTCGATTCCGATGTCGAGGGGAGTGAATTCTATTTGATTCCGACGTCGGAAGTGCCGATTGCGAATATCTTCCGTGGCGAAATTCTCGATGGCGCGAAAATGCCGATGCGGTTTGCTGGCTATTCACCTTGTTTCCGCCGCGAAGCCGGTTCCTATGGCAAGGATACCCGCGGCTTCCTGAGGGTACATCAATTCAATAAAATCGAAATGATTTGGTTGACGAAACCGGAAGATAGTTACAACAATCTGGAAACGATGACCAGTCATGCCGAAGCGTTGCTTGATCTGTTGGAGATACCTTTCCGCCGATTAGCGCTCTGTACCGGTGACATGGGTTTTTCAGCAGCAAAAACCTACGACTTGGAAGTCTGGAGTCCTTTTGAAAACAAGTGGCTCGAAGCTTCGAGTTGTTCCAATTGCGAGGATTTTCAAGCCCGCCGGATGGCGCTTCGGTTCCGCCGCGAGC
The nucleotide sequence above comes from bacterium. Encoded proteins:
- the serS gene encoding serine--tRNA ligase, which produces MLDLRRLRDNPEAVIEQLRTRNVANPPVLELVKLDDERKVILSTTEDLRATLNRESKAIGQKVKEGGKVDELKAALKEISDTISSNERKLRELEEAIEAKLLRIPNLPNENVPIGKSSEDNIVVKTATPEPLPFAPKSHLELADRLKLFDFERGTKITGSGFPLYTGMGAWLERSLWNLFLDTHRKNGYKEIIPPLLVNRETARGTGQWPNLAEDMYRVDSDVEGSEFYLIPTSEVPIANIFRGEILDGAKMPMRFAGYSPCFRREAGSYGKDTRGFLRVHQFNKIEMIWLTKPEDSYNNLETMTSHAEALLDLLEIPFRRLALCTGDMGFSAAKTYDLEVWSPFENKWLEASSCSNCEDFQARRMALRFRREQGAKPELVHILNGSGLATSRVMVALLENHQTEEGSINIPAALRPYMGHKTQITIDDIL